Below is a genomic region from Kribbella qitaiheensis.
GAGTTATCCGACGCAGGCGGCGCAAGTCCTTCACAGGGAGGTCGCCACATACATCAGGATGTCGGGAGCTAAGCCCGGAAGCGACGAGAGTTCGCCGATCACCTGGAGGGGATCGGGTGAGTCGAGACTAGCACCACTGAGGGGCCAGCTGGGGACTCGGTAGGTGCAACGCGTGTCCGCGTCTGTTCATTCCCGCTCGACCGGTTGACTCCCCGACCAGACCTGTACACCCAGTGGCTCTATCCCCAACTCGTACCGCTCCCACCCATCCGGCGCCGCCGCCAATCCCCCGCTAACGTCCGAAGAACCGAGGGGCAGGACCCTCACTTCTTCGGACGCAACGGTTAGCACCAGCACGGTCGGACCGGCACCACTCACGACCGCGGGCAGGCCACTGCCCCGGAGCTTGTGCACGAGGGCAAGGCTCTCCGGCATCGCCGGCTCGCGGTAGGCCTGATGCAGCCGATCCTCGGTCGCCGTCATCAGCAACTCCGGCCGCGAGGTCAAAGCGGCGACGAGCAACGCCGCGCGACCCGCATTCGCGGCAGCATCACCATGCGGTACCGCGGCCGGCAGCAACCCGCGTGCCTCTCTCGTCAGCACCCGCGTCCCCGGCACGTACGCGATCGCGGCCAACCCGGCTTCCGGTTCGAGCCGGATCGCGCGGCCTGTCTCGCCATCGGTCCACGCGATCGTGAATCCTCCGAGCGCAGCGGCCGCGACGTTGTCGGGATGCCCCTCGATCTCGTTCGCCAGTTCGACGACCCGGTCGCGGTCGAGCGGCGTACCGGTCAGTCCGTACGCCGCTGCGATGCCGCCCACGATCGCTGCGGACGACGACCCCAGACCGCGGCCGTGCGGGATCCGGTTCTCACAACGCAGCCTGAACCCCGGTACGACGGCGCCGAGCGACTCCAGCCCGGCCCGGATCGCCCGGACCACCAGATGCGACTCGTCCAGCGCCACCTCGCCCGCGCCCGATCCGACCACCTCGACGGTCACGCCGGAACCCCCCGGCGTCACCGTCAACTCGTCGTACAAGCTCAGCGCGAGCCCGAAGGCGTCGAACCCAGGCCCCAGATTCGCACTCGTAGCCGGCACCCGAACCCGAACAACCGGGTTCAAATTCACACCAACCCGGCAACGCGGGCGACCGCGTCGGTGTCGGCCGGCGTTACCGGAGTCTCGTGCGGGAGGGCGTGGGCGAGGGCGGTGTCGATGTCCTTCAGGCCGTGCCCGGTGACGGTGATCACGACGGTCTGGCCACCGTCCAACCGGCCGGCCGCCTTCGTCGCAAGCAGACCGGCGACACCGGCGGCGGACGCAGGCTCGACGAAAACGCCTTCACGAGCAGCCAGGTCACGCTGTGCGGTGAGGATCTGCTCGTCGCTGACGGCCTCGATCCGGCCGCCCGATTCGTCCCGGGCGTTCTCGGCCAGGATCCAGGACGCCGGGTTGCCGACCCGGATCGCGGTCGCCGCGGTGTCCGGCTTCTCGACGATCGCGCCACGCACGATCGGCGCGGCACCTTCGGCCTGGAAACCCCACATCTGCGGGGCTTTCGAGGAGATCTTGTCCTTCTCGTACTCCAGGTAGCCCTTCCAGTAGGCCGCGATGTTGCCCGCGTTGCCGACCGGTAGGACATGCAGATCCGGCGCGTCGCCGAGCGCGTCACAGACCTCGAAGGCAGCCGTCTTCTGGCCTTCGAGCCGGACCGGGTTCACCGAGTTCACCAGCGCGACCGGGTAGTGCTTGCCGAGCTCACGGACGATCCGCAGGCAGTCGTCGAAGCTGCCGTCGACCGTCACCAGTTGCGCGCCGTGCACGATCGCCTGCGCGAGCTTGCCCTTCGCGATCCGCCCGGCCGGGATCAGCACGAGCGGCAACAGCCCGGCCCGTACGGCGTACGCGGCGGCCGAGGCGGACGTGTTGCCGGTCGAGGCGCAGACCACGGCCTTGTCCCCCGCCTGTGCGGCCAGCGAGATCGCGACCGTCATGCCGCGGTCCTTGAACGAACCGGTCGGGTTGCTGCCCTCGACCTTGAGCCACACCTCGCAATTCGTCTGCTCGCTGAGCCACTGCGCGGCCACCAGCGGCGTTCCGCCTTCGCCGAGCGTGACCACCGGAGTGTCCGCCGAAACCGGTAGCCGGTCGCGGTATTCCTCGATCACGCCCCGCCATTGGTGGGGGCGCTGCTGGTGCTGACTCATCTCTAGTCCCCTTCGACCCGCATCACACTGCTGACTTCTCGCACGATGTCCATCTCGCGCAGGGCCTCCACGGTCGCGGAGAGGGCGGCATCGGTGGCGGTGTGGGTGACCACGACAAGCTGCGCCTCGCCACCCCGGCCCTCCTGCCGGACGGTCTGGATGGACACGCCGTGGTCGGAGAACGCGGTCGCCACCGCCGCCAGGACGCCGGCCTTGTCGGCCACGTCCAGCGACACGTGATAGCGAGTCAGCGCATCCCCCACCGGCCGGACGGCCCGCTGGGTGTACGACGACTCGCCGACCCCCGGCACACCCTTGAGCCGGTTGCGCGCGGCGGACACCAGATCCCCGAGGACAGCACTGGCCGTCGGGGCGCCGCCGGCACCACGACCATAGAACATCAGCTCGCCGGCCGCTTTGGATTCCACGAAAACGGCGTTGTAGGCGTCCCGGACCGAGGCCAGCGGATGGCTCAGCGGGATCATCGCCGGATACACCCGGGCGCTGACCGAATCGGTCGCCTCGTCCAGCTCGCAGATCGCCAGCGACTTCACCACGCAGCCCATCTCGCGAGCCGACGCGATGTCGGTCGCGGACACCTCGGTGATGCCCTCGCGGTGCACGTCGGCGATGGAAACCCTGGTGTGGAAGGCCAGACTCGCCAGCAGGGCAGCCTTCGCGGCCGCGTCGAAGCCCTCGATGTCGGCGGTCGGATCGGCCTCGGCGTACCCGAGTGCCTGCGCCTCCTCGAGTGCCTCGTCGAAGCCGGCGCCGGTGGAGTCCATCTTGTCGAGGATGTAGTTCGTGGTGCCGTTGACGATCCCCATCACCCGGGTCACGTCGTCACCGGCCAGCGACTCGCGCAGCGGGCGCAGGATCGGGATCGCCCCGGCGACGGCCGCCTCGAAGTACAGGTCCCGCTCGTACTTCTCGGCGGCGGCGAACAGGGTCGGGCCGTCCTCGGCGAGCAGCGCCTTGTTCGCGGTGATGACCGAGGCGCCGTTCTCGAGCGCGGTGAGGATGAGGCCGCGGGCCGGTTCGAGCCCGCCGATCACCTCGATCACCAGGTCGATGTCACCACGGGAGACCAGCGCCTGGGCGTCGGTCGTGACGAGGGCAGGGTCGACCGCGATGTCCCGCTCGCGACCGGCCCGGCGGACGGCGATGCCGGCGATCTCCAGCGGCGCACCGACCCGCGCGGCCAGGTCGTCGGCCCGCTCGGTAAGTATCCGGACCACTTCGGTGCCGACGACGCCGCAGCCCAGCAGCGCGACCTTCAAAGGCTTGCTCACTGGGCGGCTCCCATGTCGAGAATCAGCATGTCGTCCTCGGTCTCCCGGCGGATGACCACCCGGGTCTGACCGTCCTTGACCGCGATCACGGGCGGCCGCGGTACGTGGTTGTAGTTGCTCGCCATCGAGCGGCAGTACGCACCCGTGCCCGGTACTGCGACCAGGTCGCCGGGCTTCACGTCCGACGGCAGGAACTCGTCCTTCACCACGATGTCTCCGGACTCGCAGTGCTTGCCGACCACCCTGGCCAGCGTGGGCTCCGCGTCGGAGTGCCGATTGGCGAGCGTGCAGGAGTAGTCCGCGTCGTACAGGGCGGTCCGGATGTTGTCGCTCATCCCGCCGTCGACGGAGACGTACGTCCGGGAGGCGCCCGCGTCGAGTGCGACGTCCTTCACCGTGCCGACCGAGTAGACCGTGCACATGGCCGGCCCGACGATCGCGCGGCCCGGCTCGATCGACACCTTCGGCACGTCGACACCGAACGCGCGGCACTCGTGCTCGACGATCTTGCCCATCTCGGTCGCGAGCTGCGCGGGGTCGGCCGGATCGTCCTGGGTGGTGTAGGCGATCCCGAAGCCGCCACCGAGGTCGAGCTCCGGCATGTCCACACCGAGCTCCTCGGAAACCCTTGCGTGCAAGGCGATCACGCGCCTGGCGGCGACCTCGAACCCGGA
It encodes:
- the thrC gene encoding threonine synthase; amino-acid sequence: MSQHQQRPHQWRGVIEEYRDRLPVSADTPVVTLGEGGTPLVAAQWLSEQTNCEVWLKVEGSNPTGSFKDRGMTVAISLAAQAGDKAVVCASTGNTSASAAAYAVRAGLLPLVLIPAGRIAKGKLAQAIVHGAQLVTVDGSFDDCLRIVRELGKHYPVALVNSVNPVRLEGQKTAAFEVCDALGDAPDLHVLPVGNAGNIAAYWKGYLEYEKDKISSKAPQMWGFQAEGAAPIVRGAIVEKPDTAATAIRVGNPASWILAENARDESGGRIEAVSDEQILTAQRDLAAREGVFVEPASAAGVAGLLATKAAGRLDGGQTVVITVTGHGLKDIDTALAHALPHETPVTPADTDAVARVAGLV
- a CDS encoding homoserine dehydrogenase, yielding MSKPLKVALLGCGVVGTEVVRILTERADDLAARVGAPLEIAGIAVRRAGRERDIAVDPALVTTDAQALVSRGDIDLVIEVIGGLEPARGLILTALENGASVITANKALLAEDGPTLFAAAEKYERDLYFEAAVAGAIPILRPLRESLAGDDVTRVMGIVNGTTNYILDKMDSTGAGFDEALEEAQALGYAEADPTADIEGFDAAAKAALLASLAFHTRVSIADVHREGITEVSATDIASAREMGCVVKSLAICELDEATDSVSARVYPAMIPLSHPLASVRDAYNAVFVESKAAGELMFYGRGAGGAPTASAVLGDLVSAARNRLKGVPGVGESSYTQRAVRPVGDALTRYHVSLDVADKAGVLAAVATAFSDHGVSIQTVRQEGRGGEAQLVVVTHTATDAALSATVEALREMDIVREVSSVMRVEGD
- the thrB gene encoding homoserine kinase translates to MPATSANLGPGFDAFGLALSLYDELTVTPGGSGVTVEVVGSGAGEVALDESHLVVRAIRAGLESLGAVVPGFRLRCENRIPHGRGLGSSSAAIVGGIAAAYGLTGTPLDRDRVVELANEIEGHPDNVAAAALGGFTIAWTDGETGRAIRLEPEAGLAAIAYVPGTRVLTREARGLLPAAVPHGDAAANAGRAALLVAALTSRPELLMTATEDRLHQAYREPAMPESLALVHKLRGSGLPAVVSGAGPTVLVLTVASEEVRVLPLGSSDVSGGLAAAPDGWERYELGIEPLGVQVWSGSQPVERE